A section of the Oryza sativa Japonica Group chromosome 1, ASM3414082v1 genome encodes:
- the LOC4326347 gene encoding IQ domain-containing protein IQM1 isoform X1 codes for MGEPTTLPPNHQLPSSIPHPTSSPPSPSSSSSIHRRRRAQPLGREQQVDVVFVFFKEKPMTLRPLNTERSFLLSSPKPHSPRDACSPPVRSPSSTRLLACRKLPSSSKPMATGAGVLERSLSFKNWEPTAAEEAAVAAPPPHDEAASRCINGARPGILLLQQSPKAKQGDAATSPAQAALIEFISPKPRSELDQAATKVQKLFKGHRTRRNLADCAIVVEELWWKAYDSACLNIKSISFFDEAKQETAASRWSRAGKRIAKVGKGLSKNEKAQKLALQHWLEAIDPRHRYGHNLHLYYDIWSASSSTEPFFYWLDVGAGRDMHHQKCPRSKLYSQLIMYLGPNEREAFEVVVEGGKLMYRKSGVLVNTTEDSKWIFVLSTTRSLYVGQKKKGKFQHSSFLAGAATTAAGRLVAKDGVLQAIWPYSGHYLPTEENFREFISFLEENSVDLADVKRCSVDDDEFPSFKKTEEKPEEAEKPTEPTHDEIMDSSQIELPEVDIVKEAVVENSEDTKVAPIMASRPSFKWATANGARIGCVRDYPADLQSMALEHVNLSPRVVPSPTTNRLPIPSPRPSPKIRLSPRLHYMGLPTPTGCKLPIPSPEIRRSPRDQFMGFQTPSVSLTLPKLGK; via the exons ATGGGCGAGCCAACCACGCTGCCTCCCAATCACCAACTGCCCAGCTCCATTCCTCACCCAACAAGCTCACCGCCTTCTCCTTCATCATCTTCCTCTattcatcgccgccgccgagctcagcCG TTGGGAAGGGAACAACAAGTAGACgtcgtcttcgtcttcttcaAGGAGAAGCCGATGACTCTGCGGCCACTCAACACAGAGAGaagcttcctcctctcctccccgaaGCCACACAGCCCCAGGGATgcctgctcgccgccggtgaggtcgCCCTCCTCCACCAGGCTCCTCGCCTGCAGGaagctcccctcctcctccaagcccatggccaccggcgccggcgtcctcgAGAGGTCTCTCAGCTTCAAGAACTGGGAGCCCACtgccgccgaggaggccgccgtcgccgctccgccgccgcacgaTGAGGCGGCCAGCCGGTGCATCAACGGCGCGCGGCCGGGGATCCTGCTGCTGCAGCAGAGCcccaaagccaagcagggcgacgccgcgacgtcgccggcgcagGCCGCGCTGATCGAGTTCATCTCGCCGAAGCCGCGGTCGGAGCTGGACCAGGCGGCGACCAAGGTGCAGAAGCTGTTCAAGGGGCACCGCACCCGGCGGAACCTCGCCGACTGCGCCATTGTCGTGGAGGAGCTGTGGTGGAAGGCCTACGACTCCGCCTGCCTAAACATCAAGTCCATCTCCTTCTTCGACGAGGCCAAGCAGGAGACCGCGGCGTCCCGCTGGTCCAGGGCCGGCAAGCGCATCGCCAAGGTCGGCAAGGGCCTCTCCAAGAACGAGAAAGCCCAGAAGCTCGCGCTCCAGCACTGGCTCGAAGCT ATCGACCCGCGCCACCGCTACGGCCACAACTTGCATCTGTACTACGACATCTGGTCTGCGAGCTCGAGCACTGAGCCATTCTTTTACTG GCTGGATGTAGGAGCTGGGAGAGACATGCATCACCAAAAGTGCCCGAGAAGCAAGCTTTATTCACAGCTGATCATGTACCTTGGACCA AACGAGAGGGAAGCTTTTGAAGTTGTTGTGGAGGGTGGGAAGCTGATGTACAGGAAGAGTGGAGTTCTTGTGAACACCACTGAAGATTCCAAGTGGATATTTGTGTTGAGCACAACAAGATCATTGTATGTTGGACAG AAGAAGAAGGGTAAATTTCAGCACTCAAGTTTCCTAGCTGGGGCAGCTACAACGGCTGCTGGAAGATTGGTTGCCAAAGATGGTGTTCTTCAGGCGATATGGCCATACAGCGGTCACTACCTCCCAACAGAAGAGAACTTCAGAGAGTTCATCAGCTTCTTGGAGGAGAACAGTGTTGATCTTGCCGATGTCAAG AGATGTTCGGTCGATGACGATGAATTCCCGTCATTCAAGAAGACAGAGGAGAAACCAGAGGAAGCTGAGAAGCCTACTGAACCCACACATGATGAGATCATGGACAGCTCACAAATTGAGCTGCCTGAGGTAGACATAGTGAAGGAAGCGGTTGTCGAAAACAGCGAGGACACCAAGGTGGCACCGATCATGGCCAGCCGCCCATCCTTCAAATGGGCAACCGCGAATGGTGCTCGCATTGGCTGTGTCCGGGACTACCCGGCTGATCTACAGAGCATGGCTCTTGAGCATGTCAATCTTTCACCAAGAGTGGTGCCCTCTCCTACTACAAACAGGCTGCCGATACCGTCTCCTCGGCCAAGCCCGAAGATCAGGCTGTCACCTAGGCTGCACTACATGGGTCTCCCGACGCCTACCGGTTGCAAGCTCCCGATCCCGAGCCCGGAGATCAGGAGGTCACCAAGGGATCAGTTCATGGGGTTTCAGACACCGTCAGTGTCTCTCACACTCCCAAAGCTTGGGAAGTGA
- the LOC4326347 gene encoding IQ domain-containing protein IQM1 isoform X2 gives MTLRPLNTERSFLLSSPKPHSPRDACSPPVRSPSSTRLLACRKLPSSSKPMATGAGVLERSLSFKNWEPTAAEEAAVAAPPPHDEAASRCINGARPGILLLQQSPKAKQGDAATSPAQAALIEFISPKPRSELDQAATKVQKLFKGHRTRRNLADCAIVVEELWWKAYDSACLNIKSISFFDEAKQETAASRWSRAGKRIAKVGKGLSKNEKAQKLALQHWLEAIDPRHRYGHNLHLYYDIWSASSSTEPFFYWLDVGAGRDMHHQKCPRSKLYSQLIMYLGPNEREAFEVVVEGGKLMYRKSGVLVNTTEDSKWIFVLSTTRSLYVGQKKKGKFQHSSFLAGAATTAAGRLVAKDGVLQAIWPYSGHYLPTEENFREFISFLEENSVDLADVKRCSVDDDEFPSFKKTEEKPEEAEKPTEPTHDEIMDSSQIELPEVDIVKEAVVENSEDTKVAPIMASRPSFKWATANGARIGCVRDYPADLQSMALEHVNLSPRVVPSPTTNRLPIPSPRPSPKIRLSPRLHYMGLPTPTGCKLPIPSPEIRRSPRDQFMGFQTPSVSLTLPKLGK, from the exons ATGACTCTGCGGCCACTCAACACAGAGAGaagcttcctcctctcctccccgaaGCCACACAGCCCCAGGGATgcctgctcgccgccggtgaggtcgCCCTCCTCCACCAGGCTCCTCGCCTGCAGGaagctcccctcctcctccaagcccatggccaccggcgccggcgtcctcgAGAGGTCTCTCAGCTTCAAGAACTGGGAGCCCACtgccgccgaggaggccgccgtcgccgctccgccgccgcacgaTGAGGCGGCCAGCCGGTGCATCAACGGCGCGCGGCCGGGGATCCTGCTGCTGCAGCAGAGCcccaaagccaagcagggcgacgccgcgacgtcgccggcgcagGCCGCGCTGATCGAGTTCATCTCGCCGAAGCCGCGGTCGGAGCTGGACCAGGCGGCGACCAAGGTGCAGAAGCTGTTCAAGGGGCACCGCACCCGGCGGAACCTCGCCGACTGCGCCATTGTCGTGGAGGAGCTGTGGTGGAAGGCCTACGACTCCGCCTGCCTAAACATCAAGTCCATCTCCTTCTTCGACGAGGCCAAGCAGGAGACCGCGGCGTCCCGCTGGTCCAGGGCCGGCAAGCGCATCGCCAAGGTCGGCAAGGGCCTCTCCAAGAACGAGAAAGCCCAGAAGCTCGCGCTCCAGCACTGGCTCGAAGCT ATCGACCCGCGCCACCGCTACGGCCACAACTTGCATCTGTACTACGACATCTGGTCTGCGAGCTCGAGCACTGAGCCATTCTTTTACTG GCTGGATGTAGGAGCTGGGAGAGACATGCATCACCAAAAGTGCCCGAGAAGCAAGCTTTATTCACAGCTGATCATGTACCTTGGACCA AACGAGAGGGAAGCTTTTGAAGTTGTTGTGGAGGGTGGGAAGCTGATGTACAGGAAGAGTGGAGTTCTTGTGAACACCACTGAAGATTCCAAGTGGATATTTGTGTTGAGCACAACAAGATCATTGTATGTTGGACAG AAGAAGAAGGGTAAATTTCAGCACTCAAGTTTCCTAGCTGGGGCAGCTACAACGGCTGCTGGAAGATTGGTTGCCAAAGATGGTGTTCTTCAGGCGATATGGCCATACAGCGGTCACTACCTCCCAACAGAAGAGAACTTCAGAGAGTTCATCAGCTTCTTGGAGGAGAACAGTGTTGATCTTGCCGATGTCAAG AGATGTTCGGTCGATGACGATGAATTCCCGTCATTCAAGAAGACAGAGGAGAAACCAGAGGAAGCTGAGAAGCCTACTGAACCCACACATGATGAGATCATGGACAGCTCACAAATTGAGCTGCCTGAGGTAGACATAGTGAAGGAAGCGGTTGTCGAAAACAGCGAGGACACCAAGGTGGCACCGATCATGGCCAGCCGCCCATCCTTCAAATGGGCAACCGCGAATGGTGCTCGCATTGGCTGTGTCCGGGACTACCCGGCTGATCTACAGAGCATGGCTCTTGAGCATGTCAATCTTTCACCAAGAGTGGTGCCCTCTCCTACTACAAACAGGCTGCCGATACCGTCTCCTCGGCCAAGCCCGAAGATCAGGCTGTCACCTAGGCTGCACTACATGGGTCTCCCGACGCCTACCGGTTGCAAGCTCCCGATCCCGAGCCCGGAGATCAGGAGGTCACCAAGGGATCAGTTCATGGGGTTTCAGACACCGTCAGTGTCTCTCACACTCCCAAAGCTTGGGAAGTGA